Within Mucilaginibacter inviolabilis, the genomic segment GATCTCGACCAGCGCGGCGGACGTTTCAGCCGGAAAGGTAACTGGCTGGCAAAAGAACACTTTGATAACAAGGTCCCCCGCTTTATTTATGCGACCGAGAAATCACTGGATAACTACAAGTTCAACCTGCTTCAAAACAAACAGCGCTTTATCAGCCAGATCAAGAACAGCCAGTTAAGCGTACGTTCAATTGACGAAGGCGCTATGGATGAGCAGAGTGGTATGAGTTTTCCGGAATATATAGCCATCCTTTCCGGTGACACCTCGTTGCTTGATAAAACCCGCATCGACAAGAAGGTCGCTGTACTGGAAGGTTCGCGGTCAGCGCACTATAAAGAAGTGTCAAGGGCACGTATCCGCCTGGAAAATGTGGAGGTTGAGCGCGCCAAAATTGCCGTTACCTTAGATAAGCTGGCGCTCGATGAAGCTGATTATAAAGCCCTGCTTACCTATGACGATGAAGGTACCAAACGCAATCCTATCCAGATCACCGGTTTGGCTTCGGCAGACGCCGACGAGATCGGTAAGTATATTATTGATCAGTACCGGAACTGGAAACCGGGAAAAGGCGAATCCGAAGATAAGCAGATCGGTACTTTATACGGTTTTGACCTGTATATCCGCCAGCAGCGGGAAGGCATTGAAACCAATGGATTAATGGAATATAAATATTCCAACTCCCTGTATGCGGAGGGTCCAAAATCCGGCATCAAATACCTTTACAATGGGGGCTTGCCAAACGTGGACAATGCCAAACTTGCGGCACGGTATTTTATCAGCGCCATTGATCGTGTAGTAGCGTTGAAAGAAAAATATGAGAAAGAGGTTGCAGTACTGGATAAAGAAGTACCTGTTTTAAAAGGCATTATGGAGCGAGTGTTTGATAAGGAGCAGGAACTGGCAGACCTGAAAGCTGAAGCTGCCAGGCTACAGGAAAAAATCGCGGGGACTCTTCGCGACAGCCAGATGAAAATAGTAGAACATGATCAGGAAGAGGTTGAGGATATTGATGAAGACAATGTGTTGTCCTTAAACAGTGAAGAGGACACAGCGGAAAAACCAGACTTCCGAAAAGCTGTAGGCAGGTAGAGCTGTTGAATTATTCACATTCAATATCACCCAGGCATGTTTTTAAACCGCATACAAGCGGTTCTCTTACCAAAAATTCCATTCTTATGCGTAATTCTTTTGCGCTCTATGAATTAAGCGGCTCCGAAATGAGATCCCTTGGATTGTATGATCAATACGGCGATCTAACGATCGAACCGGAGGACCTGGAAGTATTGCTTTCCGGCCGCCGAACCTCCCTGATGCGTTTGCACGATCTCACATCCCATGGCATGAATATCGCACAAATGGACGCTAAATTATCATTGCACCGGGATGGAGACGGCCAGGCATTGATTCGTGTTCATCCCGTTTATCACAAACCGAAGCTGCCATTTGCAGGAGAAGATGATAGCATACAGGCCCTCTTGGATGGCAAACAATTGCATGTCCGTTACATGATGGCAACTGCTGTAGCGCCACCCGATGTGTCTAAGCAATTCGAGTATATCCTTGAATATGATGCCGAAACCCGTGAATTTATTTCTTATGCACCCGAAGATGTAGCAATCCCGGACCGTATCAACGGATTTGAACTAAGTTCCGCACAAAGGGCAGATTTCAGCCGGGCGATACCCCTAACTTTACCGGACGGAACCAGCCTGGTTTATAAAGCCACGGATAGCAACGGGTTATCGGCAAACCGGTCGTCTATTATTCTCTTTAAAGATACGGACGATGGTAAGCGTTATGAGTTGCTTGATGGCGTCAGGCCCATGCAAACTGCGCAAATCGCTGAGGAAAGCCAGGCTTTTCAGAAGGAATTTGACGCCATGAATGCAGAGATCCAACCCTCATTTGGTGAAACAGTAAAGATTTCAGGAAGAAAAGGGCGCTAAATCATTTCGGCATTCCTAAGCCGTCTTACCTGCCATTAAATCAATAATGCAGAAGAACGGCTGCCCTCATTTACAGCCGGTAAACCAAGTACTTATGGAAGAAACACGCGAACAGCAGAAGCTTCACGGCTTCCTGCAATGTCTGATCTATGTGATGGTCGCTCTTGAAGCGGCCATTTTCATTTATATCCGGGCGCCGATATGGGGAATTTTTCACCACGCGCTGTACCGGATCAGCCTGCTGCCTTTTTATCAAAACCTTGTTTTCAGCAAACTGGCCACTTTAGCCCTGATCTGCCTGGTCAGCATCGGTACTGTTGCCAAAAAAGAAGTCGATCTCGAACCCAAAAAACATATCGTTTACCCGCTCGTATTAGGGCTGCTGTTATTTTTCGGCAGCCTTTTTTGTTACGGGCGGGACGGTCCTTTGGCATTTGCTTACACCCGCTGGTGGGATCTGATCTATATGATCCTGTCGGCCGGCGGCGCTTTACTGACGAGTATCGCCATGGACAATATTTCCAAGCTGATACGCTCCGGTTTAGGTAAAGATGTCTGGAATGTAGAAGGCGAAAGTTTCCAGCAACCGGAAAAGCTGGAAGCAACGGATTATTCGGTGAACATCCCGATGCTGTTCTATTACAAGCGTAAAGTGCGCAGCGGCTGGATAAACCTGACCAACCCGTTCAGGGCAACGCTTTTGATCGGTACCCCAGGTTCGGGAAAGAGCTTCTCGATCGTGAATCCATTTATCCGGCAACTGACTGCCAAGGGGTTTTGCCTGGCGTTATACGATTTCAAGTTTCCCGACCTCGGTCAGATCGCCTATTATCACTACCTGCTTGCCAGGCAGCAAGGCAAACTGAAAGACTATGACTTCCATGTGGTAAACCTCAACGAGGTAGAAAAAAGCCGGCGCATTAATCCCTGGAAAAAAGAGTATATCCGTACACTGGCTGATGCCGGTGAAACTGCCGAAGCATTGGTAGAAGCCATGAAAAAAGGCGACAAATCGGGCGGTTCAGACCAGTTCTTTACCCAGTCCGCCATTAACTTTCTTTCTGCCTGTATCTATTTTATGAGCCGCTATGAGGAGGGTAAATATTCATCCTTCCCGCATGTCCTTGCCCTGCTAAACCGCAGCTATGAGGAAATATTTCAAACCTTGTTCAAGCAGGCAGAACTGGCCTCGCT encodes:
- a CDS encoding DUF4099 domain-containing protein yields the protein MRSLGLYDQYGDLTIEPEDLEVLLSGRRTSLMRLHDLTSHGMNIAQMDAKLSLHRDGDGQALIRVHPVYHKPKLPFAGEDDSIQALLDGKQLHVRYMMATAVAPPDVSKQFEYILEYDAETREFISYAPEDVAIPDRINGFELSSAQRADFSRAIPLTLPDGTSLVYKATDSNGLSANRSSIILFKDTDDGKRYELLDGVRPMQTAQIAEESQAFQKEFDAMNAEIQPSFGETVKISGRKGR
- a CDS encoding type IV secretion system DNA-binding domain-containing protein, coding for MEETREQQKLHGFLQCLIYVMVALEAAIFIYIRAPIWGIFHHALYRISLLPFYQNLVFSKLATLALICLVSIGTVAKKEVDLEPKKHIVYPLVLGLLLFFGSLFCYGRDGPLAFAYTRWWDLIYMILSAGGALLTSIAMDNISKLIRSGLGKDVWNVEGESFQQPEKLEATDYSVNIPMLFYYKRKVRSGWINLTNPFRATLLIGTPGSGKSFSIVNPFIRQLTAKGFCLALYDFKFPDLGQIAYYHYLLARQQGKLKDYDFHVVNLNEVEKSRRINPWKKEYIRTLADAGETAEALVEAMKKGDKSGGSDQFFTQSAINFLSACIYFMSRYEEGKYSSFPHVLALLNRSYEEIFQTLFKQAELASLLSPFVSAFKNKAFDQLEGQVGTLKIFLSRLATKETYWVFSGDDFDLKISDKAHPAMLVLANDPATQNINSACYSVIINRLTKLINSKGNKPSALIIDELPTLFVHKIENLIATARSNKVAVLMGLQELPQFQQQYGKETAATITSVTGNVLSGAVRSKDTLDWLEKLLGRNKQISEGLSIDRNKTSTSLNEKLETLVPAGKIATLNAGELVGVIAADVKEKYTGDYETSSINCRVNLDLDELKKEEAGYRPLPVYYDFGDHKEAVLTDNFKRINREIAHIIQKHQPPKVNTPKATMKEQLKNNRK